The DNA region TTACCCATGCGTTTATTGTTGCCTGTTCTTTTTCTGTCAAAACTATAGTTTCAGCTATCCTGCACATGAAACCATTATACATTATATTTTAGTATAAGTAAAGTTATTTATGCGACACTACACTAGTGATATTAACTATTTGAATCATCTCTTCATATATTTATTTAAAATAATCCTACCTCCATAAATCAATATCCGGTATCCGTTGTTTTCCGAGTACAATAACTATTGTCCTTACACATCTTAACCTGCTACATAACGGTAAATTAACAAATGCTGCAGTTTTACTTTTTGGTAAAAATCCTCATAAGTTTTTTCTACAAGCTGAAGTTAAATGTCTTCAGTTATCGGGTACTGAAGTTGCTAAGCCATTTCCATCATATAAAATTTATGACGGTAACTTATTTGAACAGGTAGATAAGGCGGTTGGTTTTGTACTGGATGTCATTAAACAGGCGGTTGTACAGCAGGAAGATACACCGCAGTTTAAACGGCCTTTTGAAATTCCGGTCTTCGCGATTCATGAAGCGATAGTCAATGCAGTTGTCCATAGAAACTATAATGTAACTTCAGGGGTTCAGGTTATGGTTTTTACTGACCGTGTTGAGATATGGAATTCCGGCAGTCTTCCGCCGGAGTTGAGTGTTGAAGATCTTAGAAAACCACATACATCGTTTCCGGCTAATCTGCTCCTTACAAATACGCTTTATCTTGCTGATTATATTCAAAGAGCAGGGTCAGGAACGTTAGAGATGATTAAGCAGTGTAAGGTGCAGGGATCACCTGAGCCGGAGTTTGTTTTGATAAGGAATGTTGAGTTTAGAACGATTCTTCCCAGGGATATCTATACGGAAAATGTTTTGGCCAAGATGGGTTTAAATGAACGTCAGATTAAAGCTATTCAGTATGTTAAGGAAAAAGGCAAAATTACAAACTGCGAATATAGACAGTTAAACAATGTTTCCGATGAGGGTGCAAGGCGTGATCTGGAAACGCTTTTAAAGAAAAAAATATTCAGAACGCAGGGTAGAGGCCGTAGCCTGAGTTATATAATATAAGCTGCAAAGTGGCGATTAGTTGGCGTTTAGTTGGCGATTGTGGCGATTAGTTGGCGATTGGGCTTTCGGGGTTTGGTACCTATTATGTTTTAAGGGGCACTAAAGGGGCTGGGGTTTCTTACCTTGGCCGAATTATTAACGCCATAAACACGCCAAACACGACATTGGTTGGTGATTATAGTGATTAGGAGTTTTTTAAAACGGAGTTACCAGCAGAGGCACTTTTTGTGCACATAAATGGGACATAAAGGAACATAAGAGCACTAAAGGGGTCGGATGTTTGTCTGATAATAAATCTTTCGGATTTACAGAAATTTTTTATTGGCACTAATAGAAATATTAGTTACCGGGATTTGCAAGATTTTGTTGATATAGGTATTTTGAAAGCGCAAGGTGAGCGCAAAGGGTGAATTGAAATAAGGTTTTGAATAAAACCGCCTTTTTGGAATTGAAAAATTTAGTTGCCAAAGGTATCTTATTGAAAGAAGGTACAAGGAAGAACGGTAATTTATAGAGTAAAAAGGTAACGATTTAGGTAACGATTTATAAGGTAGAACCGGGAAAGGAGTTTATTATATATTGAATCCTGTTTATAGGGGACAAAAGGGGTTTAGGATGGAATCGTTAATAAATATCCCAAATATAAGTTGACGCAAGATGGACGTAGATACTCGGATTAATTAACTTTATAACCAAAGTTTTTTGTAAGGATAAACCATGGCCAATATTTATCAATTAAAAATTACTTTAAATGACAGCAACCCGCCTATCTGGAGACGGATTCTTATAAAATCCGACATATTGTTGCCCGACTTACATAAGATTATCCAGACAGTGATGGGCTGGACTAATTCGCATTTACACGAGTTTGATATTAATGGAAGGATTTACGGCCTGCCGGAGAATGATGAATTTGAAGATGAAAATAGGATCACCGATTATTCTTCAGTCAAACTGGACAGTTTAATCACTAGGGAGAATGAGCAGTTTATATACGATTATGATTTCGGAGATTTTTGGCGGCATACCATTTTATTGGAAAAGATTTTACCCGTAGAGAAAAAAGTTTATTATCCAAAATGTATTGATGGGATGGGACACTGTCCACCGGATGACTGCGGCGGAATTCATAGATACGCGGAGATATTAGAAATAATTAAAAACCCCGGCAACGACGAATACGAGGAAATGATGGAATGGCTGGGGGATGAGTTTGATCCCGAATATTTTAATTTGGATGAAATCAATAAATTGTTGAAGCGAAGAGATTATGGTTGCATAGAGTTGGATGATTGAAATAACCTGAATTTATTCATCCGATAAACAGGAAAAGATAAAACCATCAAACCTTTTGACTATTTATCAATCCCAAAAGCATTTTTGAAATTACTTCATATTTATGATATAAATTTTTAAATATTTCTTCTGTTAATTGTTTTTCCTCTAAAATTATTTCCAGCAAAGAAACACATTCATAAACTGAACCTCTGACAATAATATAGAAGTTTCTCTTATCCGCTTTGGAGAATCGGCCGCTTCCTTCCGCAATATTTATGACGATGCTTATTGAGGCTCTCCGTAATTGATCTTTAAGATAGCGGTCGATCTGTTTATTGTTTTTGAGGAAGCGTAAAATTTCTTTATTGGCTTCTTTTGATTTCTTGTAGACTTCCAAGTTTTCAAAATCGAACATAAAAGATTGTCGTTTGTGTGTGTAATTTGTAGTTAGGGCAAAAATTTTCGCTCTTGCTCCTAAATACAATCAATCCATACCTTGCGCAAATTACAAAATACAAATTACTAATTACACAAAATTTCCGCTTGCGAAAATTTTTGGTGCCGGAGGTCGGAATCGAACCGACATGAGCTTGCGCCCGGAGGATTTTGAGTCCTCTGCGTCTACCAGTTTCACCACTCCGGCGTTTGGAATTATTGCAGGGGCACAGCTTGCTGTGCCCGTTTTTATTAATCAATTATTTTACATATTTTTAGGTTAAAGTCAACCGAATTTTTCCCATAAATATTTTTAAAATGAGTTTATTGAAAAAATCTCTTTAAA from bacterium includes:
- a CDS encoding ATP-binding protein encodes the protein MVFTDRVEIWNSGSLPPELSVEDLRKPHTSFPANLLLTNTLYLADYIQRAGSGTLEMIKQCKVQGSPEPEFVLIRNVEFRTILPRDIYTENVLAKMGLNERQIKAIQYVKEKGKITNCEYRQLNNVSDEGARRDLETLLKKKIFRTQGRGRSLSYII
- a CDS encoding plasmid pRiA4b ORF-3 family protein — its product is MANIYQLKITLNDSNPPIWRRILIKSDILLPDLHKIIQTVMGWTNSHLHEFDINGRIYGLPENDEFEDENRITDYSSVKLDSLITRENEQFIYDYDFGDFWRHTILLEKILPVEKKVYYPKCIDGMGHCPPDDCGGIHRYAEILEIIKNPGNDEYEEMMEWLGDEFDPEYFNLDEINKLLKRRDYGCIELDD
- a CDS encoding four helix bundle protein; this encodes MYLGARAKIFALTTNYTHKRQSFMFDFENLEVYKKSKEANKEILRFLKNNKQIDRYLKDQLRRASISIVINIAEGSGRFSKADKRNFYIIVRGSVYECVSLLEIILEEKQLTEEIFKNLYHKYEVISKMLLGLINSQKV